From one Treponema denticola genomic stretch:
- a CDS encoding metal ABC transporter solute-binding protein, Zn/Mn family, translated as MTKKLTALYLTGLTILSSVFFSCSKTETTNEAKDSGKIKVTATIGMVADIAKVVGGNEVNVQALMGAGVDPHLYRASAGDMEKLQKADIIFYSGLHLEAKMGEVLQKISSTRKTVAVAENIPNEYLLPFEESEFDPHVWFDVKLWKYATESVYKTLAEFAPQKKEIFKENYEFYLARLNELDEFIKKRASEIPQEKRVLVTAHDAFNYFSKAYGFEVRGLQGISTVSEAGAKDVQELADFITKRKLPAIFVESSVPEKNVKALQEAVKARGYDVSIGGELFSDAMGDEGSFEGTYIGMLTHNINTIIDALKK; from the coding sequence ATGACAAAAAAATTAACAGCCTTATATTTAACAGGGCTTACCATATTAAGTTCGGTATTTTTTTCATGTTCTAAAACAGAAACAACGAATGAAGCCAAGGATTCAGGTAAGATAAAGGTTACTGCAACAATAGGCATGGTTGCCGACATAGCAAAGGTTGTCGGCGGAAATGAAGTTAATGTGCAAGCTCTTATGGGTGCGGGAGTAGATCCACACCTTTACAGGGCGAGTGCAGGAGACATGGAAAAGCTTCAAAAAGCCGATATTATTTTTTACAGCGGGCTTCATCTTGAAGCAAAGATGGGAGAAGTTTTGCAAAAAATATCTTCTACCCGCAAAACTGTAGCAGTTGCTGAAAACATTCCCAATGAATATTTATTACCCTTTGAGGAATCCGAATTCGATCCCCATGTTTGGTTTGATGTAAAGCTATGGAAATATGCAACAGAATCGGTATATAAAACCTTAGCGGAATTTGCTCCGCAAAAAAAAGAAATCTTTAAAGAAAATTATGAATTCTATCTTGCAAGACTTAACGAGCTTGATGAGTTTATTAAAAAGAGAGCTTCCGAAATTCCGCAAGAAAAAAGGGTTTTAGTTACGGCCCATGATGCCTTCAATTATTTCAGCAAAGCCTACGGCTTTGAAGTCAGGGGGCTGCAAGGCATAAGTACTGTAAGCGAAGCAGGAGCAAAGGACGTGCAGGAGCTTGCAGACTTTATTACAAAAAGAAAACTTCCGGCCATCTTCGTTGAAAGCTCGGTTCCCGAAAAAAATGTAAAGGCCTTGCAGGAGGCCGTAAAAGCAAGAGGCTATGATGTTTCGATAGGCGGAGAACTTTTTTCGGATGCTATGGGGGATGAGGGAAGCTTCGAAGGAACATATATAGGAATGCTCACTCATAATATAAACACGATAATAGATGCCTTAAAAAAATAA
- a CDS encoding metal ABC transporter permease, giving the protein MNMEIILIAIIVSASCALCGVFLVLRRMSLMGDAISHSIIIGIVLGFFISKTLSSSIPLIGAVIAGMVSVIFTEVLQKTKLIKSDAAIGLVFPFLFSLGVILVSLYAGNVHLDTDSVLLGELAFAPFDRISFFAISLPKSLIQMICILLFDLVFIILFFKELKLTTFDPNLAKSLGFSPSIMHYSLMFAVSLTCVGAFDSVGAVLVTALMIAPAAAALLLTNSLFYMIILSVFIASASSISGFYLAVKIDGSISGSMAAMTGIFFLLAYLFSPKDGLVKRRAEQKNLKIDFAVKMLIVHLLHHQGEENMISECREEHLCEHINWTEKKAHAVVIAAKRLGYIKKENGLLLLSPLGRNEAEKSITNI; this is encoded by the coding sequence ATGAATATGGAAATAATATTAATTGCAATTATTGTCTCTGCATCATGTGCTCTCTGCGGAGTATTTCTAGTCTTAAGAAGAATGTCTTTGATGGGTGATGCAATAAGCCATTCTATCATAATAGGAATCGTATTAGGATTTTTTATAAGTAAAACCTTATCTTCAAGCATACCATTGATAGGAGCCGTTATAGCCGGAATGGTCTCGGTTATCTTTACCGAAGTCTTGCAAAAGACAAAACTTATAAAAAGCGATGCAGCCATAGGGCTTGTTTTTCCATTTTTATTCAGCCTTGGGGTTATCTTGGTTTCACTCTATGCAGGAAATGTTCATTTGGATACGGATTCGGTTTTATTGGGTGAATTAGCCTTTGCACCATTTGACCGTATAAGTTTTTTTGCGATTTCGCTACCAAAAAGCTTGATTCAAATGATCTGTATTCTTTTATTCGATTTAGTTTTTATCATATTGTTTTTTAAAGAATTAAAACTGACAACATTTGATCCTAACTTAGCAAAATCATTGGGCTTTTCACCCTCAATTATGCATTATAGTCTAATGTTTGCAGTAAGCCTTACCTGCGTGGGAGCATTTGATTCGGTTGGAGCTGTTTTAGTTACAGCCTTGATGATTGCACCTGCCGCTGCAGCCCTATTATTAACAAACAGTCTTTTTTATATGATAATACTTTCAGTTTTTATTGCTTCGGCATCATCGATAAGCGGCTTTTATCTTGCAGTAAAAATAGATGGAAGTATATCGGGCTCAATGGCTGCAATGACAGGCATCTTTTTTTTACTTGCTTACCTATTCTCACCAAAAGACGGATTGGTAAAACGAAGGGCCGAACAAAAAAATCTAAAAATAGATTTTGCCGTCAAAATGCTCATTGTTCATCTTCTGCACCATCAAGGTGAAGAAAATATGATCAGTGAGTGTAGAGAAGAACATTTATGTGAACATATTAACTGGACGGAAAAAAAGGCCCATGCAGTAGTAATTGCAGCAAAACGGCTGGGATATATAAAAAAAGAAAACGGTTTACTTCTTTTATCTCCATTAGGAAGAAATGAGGCAGAAAAATCAATAACAAATATTTAA
- a CDS encoding metal-dependent transcriptional regulator, translated as MKISQITTENYLKAIVKFLSETDKEKITTGELAKLLHVTPGTATSMAKKLEKEGYIEYQNRIGCSLTEKGKKHGLNILRRHRLIETFLFQTLKMDGKNIHNEAENLEHAVSDLLIDKIDKYLEHPKRDPHGAIIPRKNQKEYTCIDSSLDKVKYGIEYSISRLIGSDAQFEYYKKINLKLNSKIILQNKNEESGLAEIIIDGNKISCSTMILKNIFVEKIII; from the coding sequence GTGAAAATCTCGCAAATTACAACCGAAAATTATTTAAAAGCTATCGTCAAATTTTTATCGGAAACTGATAAAGAAAAAATTACCACCGGTGAACTTGCAAAACTATTACATGTTACTCCCGGTACGGCAACATCAATGGCAAAGAAACTTGAAAAAGAAGGATACATAGAATATCAAAACCGGATAGGATGCAGCTTAACCGAAAAAGGTAAAAAGCATGGCCTGAATATTTTAAGGAGACACAGATTAATTGAAACCTTTTTATTTCAGACACTTAAAATGGACGGAAAAAATATTCATAATGAGGCAGAGAATTTAGAACATGCAGTCTCAGATCTTTTAATAGATAAAATAGACAAATATTTAGAACATCCTAAAAGAGATCCACATGGGGCAATAATACCTAGAAAAAATCAAAAAGAATATACATGTATAGATTCAAGTTTAGATAAAGTAAAATACGGAATAGAATATTCGATATCAAGACTCATAGGCTCGGATGCTCAATTTGAATATTATAAAAAAATAAATTTAAAATTAAATTCAAAGATTATACTTCAAAACAAAAATGAAGAAAGCGGGTTAGCCGAGATAATAATAGACGGGAATAAAATATCCTGTTCTACGATGATTTTAAAAAATATATTTGTCGAAAAAATTATTATTTAA
- a CDS encoding iron chelate uptake ABC transporter family permease subunit, whose protein sequence is MSGIINFFADYTLRNVFLGTMLLGIGSGVVGSFAVLRKQSLLGDAVAHAALPGVVIAFLLTGSKMTLPLLLGAGLTGLIGTFFINNIVHNSKVDTDAAQGIVLGVFLGLGFLLLTYVQKLPGAGKSGLDKFIFGQAATITQQDVIIIFIVEAFVLIIIALLWKELKLSTFDPGFSQSIGFSPRIPELILTALIVITIVIGIQSVGVILMSALLLAPAAAARQWTDRLNIMCLLSAFFGAASGMGGAAISSQVSKMPTGPVIVCFLTCFTLISILFSPHRGIIQSNIKKFYTKTKLRKEINNPDAESRGIKPSARINIKRR, encoded by the coding sequence ATGAGTGGAATAATAAATTTTTTTGCCGATTATACTTTGAGAAATGTTTTTTTGGGAACGATGCTTTTAGGCATAGGCTCAGGTGTGGTAGGAAGCTTTGCCGTCTTACGAAAACAAAGTTTGCTTGGAGATGCGGTTGCACACGCTGCCCTCCCCGGAGTCGTAATAGCATTTTTGCTTACAGGTTCTAAAATGACACTGCCTCTTTTACTTGGTGCAGGTCTTACGGGGCTTATAGGAACATTTTTTATAAACAACATCGTACATAACTCAAAAGTAGACACAGATGCAGCTCAAGGTATTGTGTTGGGCGTATTTTTAGGCCTAGGCTTTTTACTTTTAACCTATGTTCAAAAATTACCGGGAGCCGGAAAAAGCGGTCTTGACAAATTTATCTTTGGGCAAGCGGCAACCATAACACAACAAGATGTGATAATCATTTTTATAGTCGAAGCATTTGTCCTTATAATCATTGCGCTATTATGGAAAGAACTAAAACTATCTACATTTGATCCGGGATTTTCGCAATCAATAGGTTTTTCACCTAGAATACCGGAATTAATTTTAACGGCTTTAATCGTAATTACAATAGTTATAGGAATACAGTCGGTAGGTGTAATTTTAATGAGCGCTCTTTTGCTTGCACCTGCTGCCGCAGCAAGACAATGGACGGATAGACTGAACATAATGTGTCTCCTATCTGCTTTTTTTGGAGCAGCATCCGGAATGGGCGGAGCTGCAATTTCTTCTCAGGTTTCAAAAATGCCTACAGGCCCTGTAATAGTTTGTTTTTTAACATGTTTTACATTGATTTCCATTTTATTTAGCCCTCACAGAGGAATTATTCAATCAAATATAAAAAAGTTTTATACAAAAACTAAATTACGAAAAGAAATCAACAACCCCGACGCAGAGAGTCGGGGTATTAAACCCTCCGCACGAATAAATATAAAAAGGAGATAG
- a CDS encoding metal ABC transporter ATP-binding protein, whose product MNTGSEHSKENLIPAFCVEDLTLAYREKPVLWDIDVCVPQGAMEAVVGPNGAGKSTLLKAMMGILPIASGEIKIFGKSYKSQRKRIAYVPQRSSVDWDFPTTVFDVVLMGSYGNLGWIKRPGQNEKKEAMSALEKVGMLEFAKRQISELSGGQQQRVFLARALVQNADLYFMDEPFQGVDAATEQAIVKLLKELKENGKTLLVVHHDLQTVKDYFDRVLLLNIRLIAEGSIEEVFTEENLRKTYGGRIAYNSEKK is encoded by the coding sequence ATGAATACAGGTTCAGAACATTCAAAAGAAAACTTAATTCCGGCTTTTTGTGTTGAAGACCTTACATTGGCTTACCGCGAAAAGCCTGTGCTATGGGACATAGATGTATGCGTACCCCAAGGAGCAATGGAGGCTGTAGTCGGCCCCAATGGAGCCGGAAAATCCACCCTTCTTAAAGCAATGATGGGTATTCTTCCTATAGCATCGGGAGAAATAAAAATATTTGGAAAATCATATAAATCTCAAAGAAAAAGAATAGCCTACGTACCGCAAAGAAGTTCGGTAGATTGGGATTTTCCTACAACGGTCTTTGATGTTGTTTTAATGGGTTCATACGGAAATTTAGGATGGATAAAAAGACCGGGGCAAAATGAAAAAAAAGAAGCTATGTCAGCCTTGGAAAAGGTAGGAATGCTTGAATTTGCAAAACGTCAGATAAGCGAACTTTCAGGCGGCCAACAGCAAAGAGTTTTTTTGGCAAGGGCACTCGTTCAAAATGCGGATCTTTATTTTATGGATGAACCATTTCAAGGAGTTGATGCAGCTACCGAACAGGCTATTGTAAAACTTTTAAAAGAACTAAAGGAAAATGGAAAGACTCTTTTGGTAGTCCATCACGATCTTCAAACCGTAAAGGATTACTTTGATCGGGTACTCTTATTGAATATAAGATTAATAGCTGAGGGAAGTATTGAAGAAGTTTTTACAGAAGAAAACTTACGCAAAACTTATGGAGGCAGAATAGCCTATAATTCTGAAAAAAAATGA